The DNA window TTCTCTCCTCTTGTGGATGACAGTGTGTGACAGGAACAGTCAGTGAGGGAATAAGACAAGGCTTTCCATGTGCTTTCTCTTGTGCACACCACAACCAAGCCTATGAACTCACAGAATCATCACTCATCATCTGGCCCTTGTTCTCCCATCTGGTAGGCAAACTGCATGCTCCTCCTGAGTGAAGAAATAATGTTGTGGaatgcccttcctccacccttcgcCTCTTACAGCAGTTACTGATTCACGCTGGGGCTCTGTGGATGTAGAACTAAGGAGGGTAGCTCCAAAGCCCCAAGTCCCTAATGTCCATTGGCCCTCACGTCAGCCTTCGGGTACCAACACAAGCTCAGCTAAGAGCTTCCTGATGCAGACGTCCACAGCAAGAAGAGCAGGTATGGAGCCCACTGGACTAGAGTCCTCAAGCCGAAGAGCTAGAAGAGGCATAGACTGATTGTTGACTACTGTGTGAACTTGGTGGCTCAATGCCTAGGGCGTCCAATTTACCAAGTAGTTTTGAAGCATATCacgaagaagaggaggagaaaataGACATCAATAAATGTTCACAGTTTGTATCAACTAGTAACGAGGTTCTCCTCTAATAtcaatttctttttaaagacttTTTTCATATTAGTATTATTATGGTAAATTTAAGCTACAAAAAGTTAAAATTTCACCTTTCTCAAGTATATAGATGTGCAGCATTAATcacatgtgtatttttatgaCACTGACACCGTGATCCATCtccaaaatttttcatttttccaaaGTGATAATTGGTTCCAAATGTGAAAAATTCCCAAACATTCCTTCAAAGATTAGCGACAGGCATTGAACACAGAATGTGagaaactaattagaaaaaatttaaaaaaggaaggaaaggctCTGCTTCTGTTGGCCTCACACATGTATGCTGGAGAGAGTTCACTCCACAGCCAGTCAGAGTCCTGGAAGGGCACAGGCTCAGGAGTTTGGCTGTGGTTGCTTGGCAACGTCTGTTTCCAGGAGGACCACTACCAAACCATGAGCTCCGCTGTGGATGGTGCTGTGGGGAGACTTGGCTCAACTCTAGGGGCTAGGTTGGGATTGCAGAGGTGGTTTTAGGTGAGGGGGAGGGAAGATGCCTGTGAGACCCTAGTCTCTGCCAAGGGGAAGCCTTTTGGCTTGGGAACTCAGGACCAGGGGCCCTCAGGCTCCTCCACTGGCCTGAGGATGACGTGCCTGTGCTTTGGGCAGGGTGGTCTTAATGGATGTAGCTGGCCcaggtaccaggtaggatacaaCCTGTGAACAATGTGCAGAAGGCTGTAAGTGTGGGCAGCAGATGAGAAGAACAGGTAATAGGCTGGAACCTAGCAGCAAGAAGCCTGAGGCACCAGAAGGAGGACATGTGTGAGAAGTAAGCAAAGTCCAGGTTGCGCAGCAGGAGGAAGACCAGGGAGGAAAGACCTCCCTCACTAAGACACCTGGTGGCACTGCCCCTAAACTGCCTCAGCCCTGGGACCTGCAAACTAGGAGGGGCCTGATGCCTAGTCCACCTTGATGAGTAGCCAAGTAAAAACTGGGTTCCCattcactaaaaaataaaaaataaaaataaaaagaatgtgaaaaactaaaaactaaagctCTGAGTATTACTATAAGAGCAGATTAAAGGACTGAATGTTGAGCTTTGCTGAATTTTCTAACAAACAATGCAACTGGATTCTTCATGTGCTATACTAGACATTTCTGCTGTTTCTGCCACCTCCTCAGGACACTTTTAATAGCGCTGTTTCTCAGGCCAtagatgaaggggttcagcatgggggtgaCCACAGTGTACATCACAGAGGCCACTGCACCCTTCCTGGGAGAATATGATGCAGCTGAACCAAGGTACACTCCAAAAGCTGTTCCTAAAAATAAGCCAACAACTGCCAGGTGAGacccacaggtggagaaggctttgtACCTCCCCCCTGAGGATGGGATCCTCAGAATGGAGGAAACAATTTTATAGTAAGAGAAAAGGATCCCTGAGATGGGGAAAAGGCCATATACTGCTCCAAGAAAATACTTGACCAAGTTATTATAGAAGGTGTTGGAACAGGAGAGATTGAGAAGCTCAGAAGGGTCACAGAAGAAACTAGCGATTTCCACGTCCTTGAAGTTGGTGATTTGTAACATCATTAAAATGTGCAGTTGGCAATCCAAAAGGCTGAACAGAAATGACAACAAAGTTAAGAAGCCACAGAGGCGAGGATTCATCATAACCAGATAATGCAGGGGATGACAAATGGCCACAAAACGATCATAAGCCATCACAGATAGGAGCATATAATCCATACATGCAAAAATGGTAAAAAGAGACATCTGAGTCAGGCAGCCCACGTAGGAAATGGTTCTGCTGTGAGTTTGGATGTCCACAATCATCTTTGGGACTGTGGTGGAAATGAAGCCGATGTCAGccaaggacaggttggagaggaagaagtacatgggggtgtggaggtggGACTCAGAGCTGACagccaggatgatgagcaggtttccaagcactgtgaccaggtacatggacaggaacagtcCAAAGAGGAAGGGCTGCAGGTCTGGGTCCTCTGAGAGGCTCAGGAGTTGGAATTCAGAGACATCTGTTAGATTTTGTGCATCTATATAACTGAGACATCTTTTGATAAAAagagtgagggaaaagaaacataTCAGCAATCACTCCTCACTCTGTGTACATTTGAATTCAAGTATTCACAAGGGCTGTTCTCACACTGGAGATCCACATGCCTTCAATGTAATTCTCAAAAGTGTACACCCAGTCTTGCATTCGCTTTACTCTCCGTCATTCACCCCTCTTTCCACACCCTATTTTCAGACATTGAACTGAGAAATATTAGAAGCCCAGGAGCAGAGGACAGAAGAATTTCAGGATCACAATAAAATATAGCCTACTGTTTGAAGGAAATTTTAGGAAATAGTACTAACCTTCATATTAAGCAAAAAAATAATCTTCAAAGTTAACTAAGAACCAGTccattttaacttattttttgcTAACAAGTTGAGACAAATTTCTTTGACTTATTCCACTAAAGACACCACCTAAACTCCTGACAGTAGACGTGTCAGTTATCTTCAAAGGGTTTCATCATTTGttgatttcctcatttccttcctcTGGGTTTTAAGCTTGCTGTTCAAAACatttataatataaaacaaatattCCAGTCTTTAGAGAACTTCAGATTTCAATTGATATGATTGAGTTAAATGCACATAATCAACAGTAACACAACCAATGTGATAGAAGTAGATGATATTGAAATCATAAATGAAGAGAACATTTTGAATAGTTTAATTTTATAAAACCTTATTTGTATCAACACACACAATATCAGGAAATTATCTGCTGTAAAAATAagcctttgttcttttttttccccatctgACCTGTTAAAACAGCTTCATGGTTTGTAATCTCAAACCATCAGGTTTGCAGTTGAAGATTTTAGCACCATTGAAAGCCCCAGACTCAGATCTCTTTTCTAACCACCCTGGCCACATCATGGATGTCTGACCATTCCTGAGACATGCACTGCACTTCTCTTCCCAAAGCCATATAAGGGTAACTTAAGTTTGTTATTTGCCAGTTCCCACTGTGACTGAATTGGAAAACAAcgcaaaaatagaaaataaagcaaaTACTTCTGGGTAACTTCCAAATTGTAAATATGGGGAAATAATCATGAGCCTTGTATGGTCAATATATGAAATTATGTTTTAAATCTTTCCAATTGCATACTAATACTTATGTCTCATTATTATATACACTTGTGGGTACTTTAGGATGTACTTTAAGACATTAGACCCACACCAATTTAATCAGCATATTTGCATCTGAATTCCTTTCTTACAACAGAAAAGGAAACCACAGTCTAACAATATCCTGGCACTTGGAACATGCTCTAAACTATTAGGTATTATTATAGTTAATAATACCCATGACCTATATTAAAACATACAATTTTGATGACACCTGACTCAGGAATAACATTAGAACAAGATTTGAACAATTACCTAAGAAATTGGTATCTCTGCATgattctattttcctgcaaacctGTCTCCCTAACACACCTACTGTCAGGAAGTGGGGTAATTTTCTGTTGTTATTTCTATGTCAACATTATCTACCCAGACAGCTTTCTTATTAAATATTGCCTTAAAAGTAATTAGAGCTTATCTAACTAGTGGGCAACACAATACTAATTGCCCATAAATGTACTGCTTTACACTCACTTGTGGTGTGAAGTCTCCCTGTGAAGCACATTTCTCTATTTTAAAGGCTTTATCGGATGCAAAGTATTGGAGAAAGGACCTCTTTAAATTAGAAAATTATTATGGCAATCATTTCAAAGCCCTTCTGCCTCCCTCCAAGTCACAAATAAGAATGTCTGGATAACATGTTGGCAGGGGATAGTTgtttgatttccaatgaaaaaggCATGTCCAAATTTACTATAAATGACCTGCATTTCAGTCCCTACAAGAACAGTCAAAATCGCCTACATCTTCTAAATTCCTTATATGTATCCGGAAAATGAAGCTCCACGCCCAAGTAGTAATGTGCTGTCCTTGAAGACTCCTGAGGAAATTTCGTCTTCTGTAGGGAATGCTATTTCCTCCTGCTGCAGCAGAAGAGCTGGTGCCCTGGGCTGGAGTCAGGAAGGCAGCATTTCAgacccacaccccacctgccagtGTGCACAGTGTGCGAAtctctcctcctctccctgctcacTGCTTAAGGGAAACAGAAAATAACACCATCTCCACAACATGTGCTGCATCAAAGGGAAATTTggaactcaacaaatatttggtcATTGTGATTTTTATAGATGATTTCCATGATTAGGTAATTATCAGCATGATGGAGGAAAGCCATGGTCAGGGGCAGTGGAGGCTGGAATGAGGTGAAACTCTGACCTGTGCCTCGTGGAAGGCTGAGGTGTTAAGTGCCCTTCAGCTTCTGCCTCCTGGcctttcttcaaaaccatgcaaatCCCTGCTATGGTTTCTAAAACTCTGTCTACTGTGCatgatattaaataaaaattaaggttTCCTGTGTCCAAAACATGGACACAGAAGGACACTGTTTTAGCGTGTCTCTGTTCCCTTGGACACTGCTGGAAGGAAGGAAAGTTCAGCCAGGAGGCCACAGTGTGTTCATCCAAATTGATTCTGACCAATTTAGGAAAGAAAAGGTGGGTGGTTTCAATGCTCAACAGACTTGCTCTAGGTGACCCCCTGTGCCAAGCAGGGCACAGGCCCCAGAGggtcagaaatagaaaaagtcagACATTCTTCCAAATACACAGCACATCTGTAAGGCCAAAAATAAAACATGCCATCTAGAAATAGGAAAATTGTCACTACTGGCCACTGAACAAACTAGTTGAGCACCATTAAGCTTAACCTAGACATAACTAACAATGACAATAATATCCAGGTTTTATTTTGACCAGATTTTATTCACATATCCCATATTCTGTCATTACTAAGTGCAGTTGTATCAACTGGAAATCAACTCAGATGAATGGCTGAATCTAGACACCAGTGAAACTAGTGACTGCTTCACAGACATACTGATTGGGACTGACAGTCTGCAAAACGgatcaacaaaatatttttattctttcccaCCTGACATTTTTCAGGATAAATCCCCAGATCTTAACCACTGGTAAATCTTAggtacatttaaaaaatcttcccacttttatGAGTAAGAATGAAATTAAATCTGACCTAAGCTTTGCTGTGAGATGCTGTTTTCAAGCACTGAGGAGCATGTGGTGAGCCCCAGGAAGGTTCTGGAGGGGCCCAAGAGCGTGATCTATGCTGAATGATCATGAGCCTCCCCTACTGACCTCTCCTGTGACCTGTGGCTGTTCTTACATGGTGCATGCAATAGGCGCCCACACTGCTCTGCCCTGGGATCCCCAGGAATCTCACAAGGAAGAGCCCATGGGCAAGGCTCTCTTTCTGAAGGACAGGCAAGAGGAATGGCTGTTTGGCCTGCTGATGGGACAGCCTGCCAGGATTCTCCTGTGATGCCCTGTGTCCATGGTCAGGCAGCCCAGTGCAAACAGGCTGCTCTCTTTCCCAACTAACAAAGGAGTACAAGTTACATTTTTTTCTACAAAACAATATGTGGACACATATAACTAAAGTGAGATGGTGCACATGAAATGACATAGAACACGTTGCTCACCCCTGAGCCTGAGAAGCCCTGCACCTCAGTTCATGGTGCTCTGGCCTCTGTCCTCCTCCTCACCATCCTTTTCACCActaccacagtcctttcatagagcTTTGGAAACACTTTTGAAGGACCCATTGCACTGTGGTATGTCAGATTTTTGTAGTAAATAGAACCAGTGTGTAAACTGCATGATTGTGGCATGCTTGGTGcctaggaagtttctgtgcaaaggtacAGAATGCCTTGCTGCTGGGAAACTTCTATGTGAAAGACTTCGGATGCCTGGCTGCTGTAGCGATGTTGTTCATGAGGAAGCTCTGTGTTCAGAGTTTTATAAGTTTCGACCTTGCTCTTAGGCACGttagctcctgggaataaaggaacttgcTTGCTAGATAACAATAACGTTTCACCAAGCAGTGGTTCTCCTATCTGCCCTCTTAAGAGTAACTTTAGACAagggactttcttgagagctgcacAGAGCTCCTGACATTGCATATTGAAATGTAACTGCAGAATAAGCAACAttactgatactctaaacaataTGTAGTTATGGcactaatgacctaatgtaacctattgatATAAACAAATGTGGCCGCTTGGACAAGGGGCCACTTCTTTTCCTGCCTCTACATCTTGTCTCTGTGACTCCGTTATTATTATTCCTTATACCAGTGTGAGTGGAAAGCACATTATAAATAAGGTATATGATATCCcagcaaaaataaaatcaaaaattcACAAACATCATACATGAAACTTATCATCTTGAGATCTTCCCATCTGGATACTCAAACTGGGGATTTGTACTTGTGATATAAAAACAATACTTTGGATCTTTTTTCCAGGATTCCAAGGCTCCAATTGCACTTACAAGGTTATGCTGCTTCTCTGCTGGCTCATGACAAAGAAGTGCACATGCCAAGACCCACCCATACCTGGTGCCCATTGAAGGCTCAGACTCTGTGCCCAGCATTCCCGTGaatatgctgggagctttctgatATGGAAACACAGCAGGAGACACAGGCATGCAACTCACTGGCAAGAACCATCCACTGAAGGGCTGCAGGCACAGACTGATTGTGGTCTAATATATGACCTTGGAAGCTCAATGCACAGAGCTCACAATTAGACTAATTGATCCATGCAGTACCCATCTCTAAGGACTTCCCAATGTTAAttcaggaagaagaagaaaagaaaatgaaggtcCACTTAAGATTTGGACACTAGCTGTAATTAGGAGGAAccttattttctcaatttacttctTTCAGTTCTATGTTTTTTTAGAGCTTCATAAGCTTTTAGGTCCATTTTTATTAGGGTAAAatataaagaacaaaaattaaTATGTGAGCTATAACATTTATATGCTTCAGTGACCTTTATTTGGTCATTAagcttttttattaattaataattCATTAATTAAAGAAACAGTGGGAGTACTGCTCAGAATGATTGTCAAAGCACCATTGCAGCATTGAAATGATGTGGAACTCTGAAACAGGTCTCAGACCAAGCTCCAAGGGTCTCTGGTCACTTCCCTTCATTCCTGCTTTCTTCTCCTAGGCTCATGGATATCACTGTTATTGTTCTTGGTAATTGAAGGTTGTAGATGCTGTTAAGAGAAATATGGGGCTCAGGAATCCTTGACACAGACACAAACAAGAAATGTTCCATCTTGTCTCTGGCTCTGTGGGATGTTCCTAAGTAGGAGGAAGGTACTGACAGGAGAACACCAGAGTGTTGGAACCTCACTGAGCAAGAAAAGAGCAGGATCTGCACACAGAGCTagcatctattcaatatttatcatccttttactcttttttatcactTCTGTGCCTAACATGGTAGAGTGTCTGAGTAATCACAAATGAAAGGTGATGGTCATTTAACCCCAAATATGCAGCATATACCTACATAAGAGATGTATTAAAATGTAacatatgtaaattttaaaactGTAATTTCAGCTCAAAAAGGTATTTCAtttaataggaaagacagcaCAATGAATggaacataacttttctatgttcatatgtgaatataccaacAGTGAAACTCAACATCATACACAACCACAAGaacaggatcctaattagaataacttatactccatttatatataatgttgaaaTACTACTCTGCTGTCATGAATCTCTAAAAAGAACAGATAAAAAAATTCACTGAAAAAAAGATATTTCAGTTGAATAGTATGAAGCTTAGCCTTTCCATTATTAATAACTATCTAACATTTTCCCACATTTTACACCTTTATCACATATCGGTTGCACAGGGAACAAACATTTTCTGCTTAATCTGGATTCACTGTCATTGTATAAATTAATTATCACCTTGGATGACATTGCTATTTCAGAGACACAAGAAGTCTGCCCTGAGTTACAGGGGAAAATGAATACAGCCAACAACAGTAAAAATTAAATTGTGAATCTCTGGCTCTGATGCATTAATATTTTTCACTGTTTTCCAACCATCAGAATATTTTAAGCTGAATCCAGGAGTCTTGTCTGCAGGCACATCTCTGATATATCTTCAACCTTCCCAGATTCCTGAGTAGTAATGAAACCCAGACCTGCTTTGTCTCCTCTTCACATGGAGAGGGCTAATTACCAGAATGGAGGAGGATTTGGCAGCTGCAGAGGTATCCTGCAGAGGGAGACACAGGGAGGTCTGTGCTGGATTACTTGTGTGCACTCGATAGTAgatctttgtcttgtttcagccATATTGGTGAAACTGATGCCACTGACTACTGTGTCCTGGGATCTACCAGAAATCTCAAACATAGAAGAAGAAGGGTCCCAACCTGGAAGAACACAGACATGAAACACAGGGGTGCTTATGAACGGGTCAACCTGCAGCACTGGCCATATGCCTCAAATCCATAGTGCATTTCACACATAGCTTCAGCTaagaagaagtacatgggggtgtggaggtggGAGTCAGACCTGAAAGCCAGGATGATGAACAGGGTCCTAAGCACTGAGACCAGGTACATGCACAGGAACAGTCCAAAGAGGAGGGGCTGCAGGACTGGGTCCTCTGGGAGGCTCATAagttcaaatcagagacacatgtTAGATTTTGTGCATGTATACTGCTTGGGCAATTTTGACAAGGAAAGAGGGTGTTTAAAAAGAAACACATAAAACAGGCACCCCTCATCCTGGAAACGTTTGAATTCAAGTGTGCACAAGCAAGGTGCTCAAGCTTTAGGTCCATCCACTCTCAACAATAATTCTCAATAGTAAAAAACCCAGTCTCTACATACTCTTTGAATATACTTTCTCCATCATTCACCCCTCTTTCCATACTGACTTTAAAGATTGAACTGAACAGTGTTAGAAATCCAAgacaagagaagagagaaggaagtTTATGATCACTATTAAATATAGCTTACTCTTTTGGAAAAAGTAAGGAATATGTAATGACCTTCCTTTCAGGGAAATTAAGAAGCCATTTGAtgaccttattttattttaaggctTTTGGACAAAGTGTTTTGATAAGATATGTAACTCTGTGTGATGACTGCTTTCCAGTCCTCACAACTAAATCAAGGGTGGTGGATCATAACCAGAAAGTAGCATGTGCCCCTTTTCTGCAGAGGTCTCATCATTCTTTAATCTTCTCATTTGCTTCCTGTGTgtatttgtggttttttctttaaaaaatatggagtataagggctggggatatagcccagttggtagagtgcttgcctcacatacactaggacatgggttcaatctccagcaccacaaaaaaaaaaaaaaaaattcacttgcaAATgttttcaggctggggttgtggctcagcagtagagtgctcacctagcatgtgtaaggccctgggttcaatcctcagtaccacataaaaataaataaataaaataaaggtataaaaattaaaaagaatatggAGTATAAAATAAGTATCCTTGTCTTTGGTTAACTTCAAATATTGTTAAATATGAATGAGTCAGCACAATATCCATTGTAAAACTGACCATAAATGTCACATTAGTGTGCAATGTACCCAGCAatgattttaaaatcataaattgTAAGATGTTTCAGTCATGCTGACCACCGTGGATGTCACACACATGCCTCGCCTCTCAGTCCCCATGACTGACACTGTGCAGTGCTCTCCCCTCTGGGCAGCCACACTGCATGTTGGTCCTTCCTCCATGCTCACCTCCCTCAGCAGTTACCTATTTACACTGGCTCAGGTGGTCATGATTAAGGAGAGTGGATTCCACATGGCTGGTACCCAGGGTCCTCCCATCTCATCTTTAGAGCTGACATCTGTGCACACTCAGGTAGGGACTTCCTAATAGACATAACTAGGGTGAGAAGAAACACAGGATGGACCCACTGAACTGGAGCCATCAAGCAGAAAGGCTGGAGGCACAGGTGTGACCTTGGAGGCTCAAAGCATAGAACAGACTGGCAAAATAGGTGAGCCTCTCACAAACTCTATGATTGTCCtaacaatgatggtggaataaaaAGTTTGGAAAATGAGCACCAAATCATGCTTTTCAGTAATTTTTAGTTCAAAataagctttaaagaagagtgaaattatggcatttgcctgtaaatggatggagttggagaataccatgctacgtgaaataagccaatttcacaaaaccaaaggctgaatgtttcctctaatatgtggatgctaattcacaataaggtgaggGCATGGGGGGCACTAGGGATGAATagtgttactttagattaggcagagggaagtgatgggagggaaagagagaggatgtggggataggaaagatagtaggatgaaacagatattattactacatgtatgtatgtggctgcatgaccaatgtgattctgcaacaggtacactcagaaaaatgagaaattatatcccatctatgtatgatctatcaacgtgcataaatgcattctactctcatgtataactaattacaacaaattttaaaaaataattttattttatttttttttaattttttattggttattcaaaacattacaaagattgcaaaaGAAGTTTGttagtaattaaaacaaattttaaaaaagaagattatttattttattgatttcctcTATTTATTCTTAGAAAATACTACCTTCTTAAAGCCACATTCATTATGGTCAATTtaaattacaaaaaaagaaaaaaattgctatTATTACCATTGTCAAATGCAAAGCTCAGTGGCATTAAATATAGGTATAGCTGCCAAAACATCACTATCATCTATCTCCACCATTCCTTATCTTACAAAAGTGAAACTTTCTTTCCAATGTAAAAAAGTgccaaacatccctttccaacagGAGTTCCAACCATTCTACTGTAATATTTGGTGAGAAAATAGCATAAGGCACATCTTAAAAGGACCAGGTATGTAACTTTGCTGCATTTTCCAACACACATTGCAAGCAGTACCACGGAAGCTGGGATTAGATTGCCCTGCTGTGAAGCTTCCAAAGGGCACCTTTGATAtccttgttcctcaggctgtagataaaggggttcagcatgggggtgaCCACAGTGTACATCACTGAGGACACCACATTCTCTCTGGGAGAATGTGATACAGCTGATCCAAAGTACACTGCAGTACCTGTTCCTAAAAATAGGCAAAAAACTGCCAGGTGAGAgccacaggtggagaaggctttgtACTTCCCACCTGAGGATGGGATCCTCAGAATGGAGGAAATTATTTTATAGTAAGAGAAAAGGATCCCCGAGATGGGGAAAAAGCTATATAGGGCAAAAAGAACATACTTGCCAGTACTAATAGAGTAGGTGTCAGAACAGGAAAGATTCAGAAGTTGAGAAGGGTCACAGAAGAAACTAGAAATTTCCACATCCTTGAAGCTAGTAATTTGTAAGATCATCAAATTGTGCAGCTGAGAGTCCAAGAGACTCAGCAAAAATGATACCAAAATTGAGAAGCCACAGAGGCGAGGGTTCATAATGACTGTATAATGCAGGGGATGACAGATGGCCACAAACCTGTCATAGGCCATCACAGTCAGAAGCATATAACCCATACAAATAAAAATGGCATAAAAGGACATCTGTGTCAGACAGCCCACGTAGGAGATGACATCATTGTGAGTTTGAATGTTTACAATCATGTTTGGGACTGTGGTGGAGATGAAGCCGATGTCAGccaaggacaggttggagaggaagaagtacatgggggtgtggaggtggGAGTCAGAGCTGACAGCCAGGATGATGAGTAGGTTCCCAAGCACTGTGACCAggtacatggacaggaacagtcCAAAGAGAAGGGGCTGCAGATCTGGGTCCTCTGAGAGGCTCAGGAGATGGAATTCAGAGACACGGGTtagattttgttcttgtaggtagcTTGGACACCTtttgaaaaaaagcaaaaaaggtGTTAAAAAAGAAATACGAAAAACAGACTCTCCTCATTCTGGAAATATTTGAATTAAAGTATGCACAAGGAAGGAGCTCATGCTTTACGTCCATACACCTTCAACAATAGTTGTCAGTAGTGAAGCACCCAGTCTCTACATATTCTTTCATTATCACCTTCTCCATCATTCACCCCTCTTCCTATACTCACCTAAGAAGCATTGAGCTGAGCAGTGTTAAAAGTCCAGGAACAGAGAAGAAGGCCATGATCAACCCATATAATTTAAGCCAAATATCTGTTATATAAATgaccctactttttttttctttttcttgattctGTACTCTATCTGGCCTGCCAAACGTgcttcatagttttttttttttttttttttttttttttgtttttttttttttttttttttttttttatctcaaa is part of the Callospermophilus lateralis isolate mCalLat2 chromosome 1, mCalLat2.hap1, whole genome shotgun sequence genome and encodes:
- the LOC143401140 gene encoding olfactory receptor 7E24-like, producing the protein MAFFSVPGLLTLLSSMLLRCPSYLQEQNLTRVSEFHLLSLSEDPDLQPLLFGLFLSMYLVTVLGNLLIILAVSSDSHLHTPMYFFLSNLSLADIGFISTTVPNMIVNIQTHNDVISYVGCLTQMSFYAIFICMGYMLLTVMAYDRFVAICHPLHYTVIMNPRLCGFSILVSFLLSLLDSQLHNLMILQITSFKDVEISSFFCDPSQLLNLSCSDTYSISTGKYVLFALYSFFPISGILFSYYKIISSILRIPSSGGKYKAFSTCGSHLAVFCLFLGTGTAVYFGSAVSHSPRENVVSSVMYTVVTPMLNPFIYSLRNKDIKGALWKLHSRAI
- the LOC143401135 gene encoding olfactory receptor 7E24-like → FIKRCLSYIDAQNLTDVSEFQLLSLSEDPDLQPFLFGLFLSMYLVTVLGNLLIILAVSSESHLHTPMYFFLSNLSLADIGFISTTVPKMIVDIQTHSRTISYVGCLTQMSLFTIFACMDYMLLSVMAYDRFVAICHPLHYLVMMNPRLCGFLTLLSFLFSLLDCQLHILMMLQITNFKDVEIASFFCDPSELLNLSCSNTFYNNLVKYFLGAVYGLFPISGILFSYYKIVSSILRIPSSGGRYKAFSTCGSHLAVVGLFLGTAFGVYLGSAASYSPRKGAVASVMYTVVTPMLNPFIYGLRNSAIKSVLRRWQKQQKCLV